Proteins from a genomic interval of Symmachiella macrocystis:
- a CDS encoding type II toxin-antitoxin system ParD family antitoxin, with translation MATTIPPELEEFVEREVASGKFRSRDEAISEGLRLLKEREEKLDLLRNDIQAGLDQLDHGQAISINDAAEHRKFFDDIQRRGLERLAAKKNMP, from the coding sequence ATGGCAACAACAATCCCCCCCGAATTGGAAGAGTTTGTCGAACGCGAAGTCGCCAGCGGCAAGTTCCGCTCGCGAGATGAGGCAATTTCTGAAGGACTGCGACTACTGAAGGAACGCGAGGAGAAACTTGACCTCCTCCGGAATGACATCCAAGCTGGACTTGACCAACTAGATCATGGTCAAGCCATTTCAATCAACGACGCAGCCGAGCATCGCAAGTTCTTCGATGACATCCAACGCCGCGGTTTGGAACGGCTTGCCGCCAAGAAAAACATGCCATGA
- a CDS encoding type II toxin-antitoxin system RelE/ParE family toxin, giving the protein MSRGYRLSPQAQSDLDQIWDFIAADNPKAASNVIHKFDARFQMLVRQPLIGESREELLSGLRSFPVGSYVIYYRLLSTGRYAVEIARVLHGARDIHEFF; this is encoded by the coding sequence ATGAGCCGGGGGTATCGCCTTTCGCCGCAGGCACAGTCCGATCTGGACCAAATTTGGGATTTTATTGCCGCCGACAACCCCAAAGCTGCGTCAAACGTCATCCACAAATTTGACGCGCGATTTCAAATGTTGGTGCGGCAACCACTAATTGGTGAGTCGCGCGAGGAATTGTTGTCAGGACTACGCAGTTTTCCTGTCGGGAGTTATGTGATTTATTATCGACTGCTATCGACAGGTCGCTACGCAGTTGAAATCGCGCGTGTGTTGCACGGCGCACGTGATATTCACGAGTTCTTTTGA
- a CDS encoding endonuclease/exonuclease/phosphatase family protein yields MSESPPAENQQPSRTRRRRLFIAVGLVVLLVIGPYIISRIRSPGRRVRVYSDSEHSVPADALPGLLSIVTYNIAHGRGAIDDNWQESNAAKRDRIEQIAQFLAKTNANVVVLNEVDFDSTWSGHQNQAATIAAEAGFAYRVEQRNLDFRFLYGSWKFGNAILSKYPILDAQVVDLPPHADWEDWLVGHKRGVVATLQLPDEQRVRVLAVHLEHRREINRVRGAKAIVDVAELLEVPLIVAGDLNSTPPGFPNARTTADGENAMEILQESGLFQWRPRADPTPSDMTYSSTNPVQIIDWILIPPNATFVAYEVLAGDLSDHRAVSATLRFAD; encoded by the coding sequence ATGTCTGAATCGCCACCTGCCGAGAATCAGCAGCCGTCGCGAACACGGCGACGACGACTTTTCATCGCCGTCGGTTTAGTCGTACTGCTAGTGATCGGACCGTACATCATCAGCCGCATCCGCAGTCCCGGCCGCCGCGTCCGCGTTTATAGTGACAGCGAACACTCAGTTCCGGCCGATGCCCTGCCCGGGCTGCTCAGCATTGTCACCTACAACATCGCCCACGGTCGCGGCGCGATTGATGACAACTGGCAGGAGTCCAACGCAGCCAAGCGCGATCGCATTGAGCAGATCGCTCAGTTCCTAGCCAAAACCAACGCCAATGTCGTGGTGCTCAACGAAGTCGACTTCGACTCCACTTGGAGCGGACACCAAAACCAAGCTGCCACCATCGCCGCCGAGGCCGGATTTGCTTATCGCGTGGAACAGCGCAATCTCGATTTTCGTTTTCTGTACGGCAGCTGGAAGTTCGGCAACGCGATCTTAAGCAAGTATCCGATCCTCGACGCCCAAGTCGTCGACCTGCCACCACATGCCGACTGGGAAGACTGGCTCGTCGGTCACAAACGCGGCGTCGTGGCCACGCTGCAACTTCCTGATGAACAGCGCGTGCGCGTCCTGGCAGTCCACCTGGAGCATCGCCGCGAGATCAATCGTGTCCGGGGAGCGAAAGCGATTGTCGACGTCGCGGAATTGTTGGAAGTCCCGTTAATAGTCGCCGGTGATTTGAATTCCACACCACCCGGTTTTCCGAACGCGAGAACAACCGCCGACGGTGAAAACGCAATGGAGATTCTACAAGAGTCCGGGCTGTTTCAATGGCGACCACGCGCGGACCCCACCCCAAGCGATATGACCTATTCCTCGACCAACCCCGTACAAATCATCGACTGGATATTGATCCCTCCGAACGCAACTTTCGTCGCTTACGAGGTGCTCGCGGGGGACCTATCCGATCATCGCGCGGTGTCCGCCACCCTACGATTTGCTGACTGA
- a CDS encoding SlyX family protein encodes MSDPTPAADPTLVNRVTELEILVMHMQADFQKVNSVVLEQQSEIDTLTKSLDRLGSKVDKLGEEPEKRDPLQERPPHY; translated from the coding sequence ATGTCGGACCCCACACCTGCAGCGGACCCAACTCTTGTCAACCGCGTCACCGAATTAGAAATCCTGGTGATGCACATGCAAGCGGACTTTCAAAAGGTCAATTCCGTCGTGCTGGAGCAACAGAGTGAAATCGATACACTCACCAAAAGCCTGGACCGCCTGGGATCGAAGGTCGACAAACTCGGGGAAGAACCGGAAAAACGCGACCCCCTCCAGGAACGCCCACCGCACTATTAA
- a CDS encoding M20 family metallopeptidase: MHDPVELLQSLVAIPSVNPMGRNVSGPEYGEARMTAFLEDWFATLGVTTEKVEVLPGRFNLLARYDAGPDRRTILLDAHQDTVPVDGMTIPPFEPVIKEDKLFGRGACDVKGGMAAMLAAFARLVTQRPAEAANVVMSCSCEEEAEALGVKDLVKLWSEPGRGISSLNTAPEVAVVAEPTDLDVVVAHRGATRWKLRTTGRACHSSRPDDGVNAIYKMGQVLSGLEAFAAHLKQAIPAHPLCGPATISVGRIEGGLSVNTVPDRCEIEIDRRVIPGEDGAAVIADCEEYLRKNIDVDFEMLPPWITGISLSDEHNGELADRMLESVAAVAGPHKKVGVAYGTNASRIAASGVPSIVCGPGSINQAHTEAEWININELRQAADIYYRFCAGE, encoded by the coding sequence GTGCACGACCCCGTTGAGTTACTACAATCACTCGTGGCCATTCCCAGCGTTAATCCCATGGGCCGTAATGTCTCCGGACCGGAATATGGCGAAGCCCGCATGACGGCCTTTCTGGAGGATTGGTTTGCAACACTTGGCGTGACCACCGAGAAGGTTGAGGTTCTGCCGGGACGATTTAACCTGCTGGCCCGCTATGACGCCGGACCCGATCGCCGCACGATTTTATTGGATGCCCATCAAGACACCGTGCCGGTCGACGGCATGACGATTCCGCCCTTCGAACCAGTCATCAAAGAGGACAAACTCTTTGGCCGCGGCGCCTGCGATGTCAAAGGGGGCATGGCCGCCATGCTTGCCGCATTTGCCCGTTTGGTCACCCAACGTCCAGCGGAAGCTGCGAATGTCGTGATGTCCTGTTCCTGCGAAGAAGAAGCCGAAGCACTCGGCGTCAAAGATCTGGTCAAACTGTGGTCCGAGCCGGGGCGGGGAATTTCCTCTCTGAATACAGCTCCCGAAGTCGCTGTAGTTGCCGAACCAACTGACCTGGACGTTGTCGTGGCCCATCGCGGGGCGACCCGTTGGAAATTGCGAACGACCGGCCGCGCTTGTCATAGTTCGCGTCCCGACGATGGAGTGAACGCGATCTACAAAATGGGCCAAGTCCTCTCCGGCTTGGAGGCATTCGCCGCGCATCTCAAGCAGGCAATTCCCGCGCACCCCCTTTGCGGACCGGCGACCATTAGCGTGGGGCGGATCGAAGGGGGCTTGAGCGTGAACACCGTCCCGGATCGTTGCGAAATCGAAATCGACCGTCGCGTGATCCCCGGCGAAGACGGAGCCGCAGTGATCGCCGACTGCGAAGAATATCTCCGCAAAAATATCGACGTCGACTTCGAAATGCTGCCCCCTTGGATCACAGGCATCTCGTTGTCGGATGAGCACAATGGCGAATTGGCCGACCGTATGCTGGAATCTGTCGCAGCAGTCGCCGGCCCGCACAAAAAAGTCGGCGTCGCCTACGGCACAAACGCCTCACGCATCGCCGCCTCCGGCGTCCCATCCATCGTCTGCGGCCCCGGTTCAATCAACCAAGCCCATACCGAGGCGGAGTGGATCAACATCAATGAACTGCGGCAAGCGGCCGATATCTATTACCGCTTCTGCGCCGGCGAATGA
- a CDS encoding YraN family protein: protein MRGWWARAFGNRGERRAARYLRGLGYTIIARQHTNRYGEVDIIARDGDCLVFVEVKTRKSTAAGHPAEAVDRTKQGQLTRVALAYLKQHGLLEARSRFDVIAIIWPEAGHTPDLQHFQNAFPPVGTGQMFS from the coding sequence ATGCGAGGCTGGTGGGCTAGAGCATTCGGAAATCGAGGCGAGCGGCGCGCCGCCCGATATCTGCGCGGCCTGGGCTACACGATCATCGCCCGGCAACACACCAATCGCTACGGCGAAGTCGACATCATTGCACGCGATGGAGACTGTCTGGTTTTCGTCGAAGTGAAGACCCGCAAGAGCACCGCCGCCGGCCATCCCGCCGAAGCGGTTGATCGCACCAAGCAAGGCCAACTGACGCGCGTTGCCTTGGCGTATCTCAAACAGCACGGCCTATTAGAGGCTCGCTCGCGGTTTGATGTGATTGCCATCATCTGGCCCGAAGCAGGCCACACCCCGGACTTGCAGCATTTCCAAAATGCGTTTCCGCCGGTGGGGACGGGGCAGATGTTTTCTTGA
- the rplS gene encoding 50S ribosomal protein L19, translated as MDQLLKAVEESSLRVEPLEFEIGDTVDVHTRILEGDKERIQIFNGVVIARRGGGTRETFTVRRIVAGEGVERTFPVHSPKIAKLDVLRHGRTRRAKLYYLRDRVGKATRLAERRPKKKQ; from the coding sequence ATGGATCAATTGCTCAAAGCCGTCGAAGAATCTAGTTTGCGGGTAGAACCGCTGGAATTTGAAATCGGCGACACCGTGGACGTGCATACGCGGATCCTCGAAGGGGATAAGGAGCGGATTCAAATTTTCAACGGCGTGGTGATCGCCCGTCGCGGTGGCGGCACGCGGGAGACCTTTACGGTTCGCCGCATTGTCGCTGGTGAAGGGGTCGAACGGACCTTCCCAGTACATTCCCCCAAAATCGCCAAGTTGGACGTCCTGCGTCACGGCCGCACCCGCCGAGCCAAGCTGTACTACCTCCGCGATCGTGTAGGTAAAGCGACACGTTTGGCGGAACGTCGTCCCAAGAAAAAGCAATAG
- the trmD gene encoding tRNA (guanosine(37)-N1)-methyltransferase TrmD produces MRFDILTLFPGLFESYLQQSLLKKAIDAGLVDIQRWNIRDWATGVHKSVDDKPYGGGPGMLIACEPTFDCVEAVQQAAPQPGRLIMLSPQGRQLDQQLVSELAEEERLLLLCGRYEGFDDRIREGLQPLEVSAGDFICNGGEVPAMLVIDAVIRLVPDVLGDETSSKYDSFSDSGRLEYPQYTRPREFRGMKVPDVLLSGNHQEIARWREQESLKRTQERRSDLLD; encoded by the coding sequence ATGCGGTTCGATATTCTGACGTTGTTTCCCGGTCTGTTTGAGAGCTATTTGCAGCAGAGTCTGCTGAAAAAGGCGATCGACGCGGGGTTGGTGGACATCCAGCGGTGGAACATCCGAGATTGGGCAACCGGTGTTCACAAGTCGGTGGATGACAAGCCATACGGCGGCGGACCGGGGATGTTGATTGCCTGCGAGCCGACGTTTGATTGCGTCGAAGCGGTGCAACAAGCGGCTCCTCAACCGGGTCGGCTGATCATGCTCAGTCCGCAAGGACGGCAGTTGGATCAACAATTGGTATCAGAGTTAGCAGAAGAAGAACGGCTGCTGTTATTGTGCGGCCGCTATGAAGGATTTGACGACAGAATTCGGGAAGGTTTGCAGCCGTTGGAAGTCTCTGCGGGAGATTTCATCTGTAACGGTGGCGAGGTCCCGGCCATGTTGGTGATCGACGCGGTGATTCGTCTGGTCCCCGATGTGCTCGGCGACGAGACCAGCAGCAAATACGATTCGTTTTCCGATTCGGGCCGTCTGGAGTATCCGCAATACACCAGGCCGCGTGAGTTTCGGGGGATGAAAGTTCCCGATGTGTTGTTGAGCGGCAATCATCAGGAGATCGCCCGTTGGCGCGAACAAGAGAGTCTCAAGCGGACTCAAGAACGTCGTAGCGATTTGCTGGACTGA
- the rpsP gene encoding 30S ribosomal protein S16: MAVRIRMKRLGRRHRPFYRICVIDQRKQRNGKSIEDIGTYDPMIRDKSQRVSLNMERVDYWVSVGAQPSENVQALIKKIKLNKFGAVKTPPPLTAPKPLPEPEPEVAAEAETTEAAAEGAEEAPAEAAAGETAAE; this comes from the coding sequence GTGGCAGTTCGTATTCGGATGAAGCGATTGGGACGGCGACACCGCCCGTTTTATCGCATCTGTGTGATCGACCAACGGAAACAGCGTAACGGTAAGTCCATCGAGGACATCGGTACTTACGATCCCATGATTCGCGACAAGTCGCAGCGGGTTTCGCTGAACATGGAGCGGGTCGACTATTGGGTCTCCGTCGGTGCACAACCCTCGGAAAACGTGCAGGCCTTGATTAAGAAGATCAAGTTGAACAAATTCGGAGCTGTGAAGACTCCGCCGCCATTGACGGCTCCCAAGCCGCTGCCCGAACCGGAACCGGAAGTCGCCGCTGAAGCGGAAACGACTGAAGCAGCCGCCGAAGGCGCTGAGGAAGCTCCGGCGGAAGCAGCCGCCGGAGAAACAGCCGCCGAGTAA
- the ffh gene encoding signal recognition particle protein, giving the protein MFESITQGLTGALDALRGQTKLTDKNIADSLGQVRQALLEADVAYDVAKSFTDRVTENAIGRKVLNSINPGQQLVGVVYEELIHLMGPVDHSLHLGSKDEVTVIMLCGLQGSGKTTTCGKLSRILMNSGRRPMMVAADLQRPAAIEQLKTLGGQLDVPVHFEDPQGNSAVNVCRNGLKAAKAAGNIDTLILDTAGRLHIDDDLMKELEQIDNRLHPKQVLFVCDAMTGQDAVNSAKAFNEALELDGVILTKLDGDARGGAALSVKHVTGVPIKYVGVGEQLDKLQEFHPDRMAERILGMGDMRSLVEEAQSKFDQEEMEAAEEKMREGKFTLDTFLSTMKQMKKLGPMGEVMKMIPGMGGAVEAMGDMNPDEDMKQIEGIIQSMTPHERSNPDVIDISRRRRIAKGSGVDPADVNKLLKDFGGMQGMMSKMAGMSIRERMRAVKELGEGGLMNPGAQIHQTKQRSKRGPQDKRKIQQLKKKQRKNAKQQKKRNRKR; this is encoded by the coding sequence ATGTTTGAGAGTATCACTCAGGGTTTGACCGGCGCTCTGGATGCGTTGCGCGGCCAAACGAAACTCACCGACAAAAACATCGCGGATAGTCTCGGGCAAGTCCGGCAGGCACTGCTCGAAGCGGATGTTGCTTACGATGTGGCTAAAAGTTTCACCGACCGCGTGACGGAAAATGCGATCGGTCGGAAGGTGCTCAACTCAATCAATCCCGGCCAACAGCTGGTCGGCGTGGTCTATGAAGAGTTGATCCACCTGATGGGGCCGGTCGATCATTCTTTGCATCTGGGGAGCAAGGACGAAGTCACGGTCATCATGCTCTGCGGCTTGCAGGGGAGCGGGAAGACGACCACCTGCGGCAAGTTGTCTCGCATTTTGATGAACAGCGGACGTCGCCCGATGATGGTGGCGGCCGACTTGCAACGTCCGGCGGCGATTGAACAACTCAAGACCCTAGGCGGCCAACTCGATGTGCCGGTGCACTTTGAGGATCCGCAAGGCAACTCGGCGGTTAACGTCTGTCGCAACGGGCTGAAAGCGGCCAAGGCGGCGGGGAATATCGACACGTTGATCCTTGATACCGCCGGCCGGTTGCACATCGACGACGACTTGATGAAAGAGCTGGAGCAGATCGACAACCGGTTGCATCCCAAGCAAGTGTTGTTTGTCTGCGATGCGATGACGGGACAGGACGCGGTCAATTCGGCCAAAGCCTTTAACGAGGCGTTGGAACTGGACGGTGTGATTCTCACCAAGCTCGATGGCGACGCGCGCGGTGGAGCGGCATTGAGCGTCAAGCACGTGACCGGCGTGCCTATTAAGTATGTCGGGGTTGGCGAACAACTCGATAAATTGCAGGAATTTCATCCCGACCGCATGGCAGAGCGGATTTTGGGGATGGGAGACATGCGGTCGCTGGTAGAAGAGGCACAGTCCAAATTCGACCAAGAAGAGATGGAAGCGGCTGAGGAGAAGATGCGTGAGGGGAAATTCACGCTCGATACTTTCCTCTCCACAATGAAGCAGATGAAAAAACTGGGCCCGATGGGGGAGGTCATGAAGATGATTCCCGGCATGGGGGGCGCGGTCGAAGCGATGGGCGACATGAATCCCGACGAGGATATGAAACAGATCGAAGGGATCATTCAGTCGATGACGCCGCACGAACGGAGCAACCCGGACGTGATCGACATCAGTCGTCGCAGGCGGATTGCGAAAGGTTCCGGTGTTGACCCGGCGGACGTCAATAAGCTGCTCAAAGACTTCGGCGGCATGCAGGGCATGATGTCAAAGATGGCCGGAATGTCGATTCGTGAGCGGATGCGGGCGGTCAAAGAGCTGGGCGAGGGAGGCCTGATGAATCCCGGGGCCCAGATTCACCAGACCAAGCAGCGCAGCAAACGGGGACCGCAGGACAAACGCAAGATCCAGCAATTGAAGAAGAAACAGCGCAAAAACGCTAAACAGCAGAAAAAAAGGAATCGCAAACGGTAA
- a CDS encoding caspase family protein, with translation MARSMTTQQRGPRKRALLVGINQYPTAPLKGCVNDALMMGNLLITHFGFTPGPDMRLLVDQRATKKAILKRLEWLVEGARAGDVLVFHYSGHGSQVPDRNGDELDHIDECLVPIDHDWDDPLLDDDLGNIIRLVPDGVNLTIILDCCHSGTGTREFGPNIPATKKRLLPPPDIRFRAVSGITIEDGFSDDSVTMTSFRNLNVRHFGRSVEEQRGILITGCRDHQLSNDAFIDGDYHGALTYALFQSLGDHGTGQSYAHWHRSAAALIPSYQIRNQDPQLECTGELANWGLFSTQPAFVAPAGRRLDTGRTHVVYVHGICDHKAGYSNGWWRAMRPYVPDIPADNRHEVLWSDIVTPAARGFISSQDESDVKKMITDTLHDRAVRAAMDDAPGVEDGCSPNSGGTRAVLGIPGVDCIDDFMKYLLISNIRQQVIDSFTEIVEPLIDKGHRLEIISHSWGTVVAYEALHLLAEKNRIPKDAVHNLFTVGSALSIGAVRRRLIDQAEAGEKPRCVEQWINLDAKNDIVGGPLKNIPYEVDYEYLNLTAVGCWPPLLNWACAHSSYFHRDNKTVQRDIFAKHINDDSLAP, from the coding sequence ATGGCTCGATCAATGACAACACAACAACGCGGTCCTCGAAAACGTGCGCTGCTGGTGGGCATCAATCAATATCCCACAGCGCCGCTCAAAGGCTGCGTGAACGATGCGTTGATGATGGGAAATCTGCTGATTACACATTTTGGATTCACCCCCGGCCCGGACATGCGGTTGCTCGTTGATCAGCGGGCCACCAAAAAAGCGATTTTGAAACGTCTGGAGTGGCTGGTCGAAGGCGCGCGGGCGGGGGACGTCTTGGTCTTTCATTACTCCGGACACGGCTCACAAGTGCCCGATCGCAACGGCGACGAATTGGACCATATCGACGAATGCCTAGTCCCTATTGACCATGATTGGGATGACCCGCTGCTCGACGACGACCTGGGAAACATCATTCGGTTGGTCCCCGACGGCGTGAACCTAACAATCATTCTGGACTGCTGCCATTCCGGGACCGGCACGAGGGAGTTTGGGCCTAACATTCCTGCAACTAAAAAACGGTTGCTGCCTCCGCCCGACATCCGATTTCGTGCGGTGAGTGGAATTACGATCGAGGATGGGTTCTCCGACGACTCAGTCACAATGACCTCCTTCCGCAATTTGAACGTCCGCCATTTTGGCCGAAGTGTCGAGGAACAACGAGGCATATTGATCACCGGTTGCCGGGACCATCAGCTCTCCAACGACGCTTTTATCGATGGCGATTATCACGGGGCGCTGACCTACGCGTTATTTCAATCGCTGGGAGATCATGGCACGGGACAATCTTATGCGCACTGGCATCGGTCAGCAGCGGCATTGATTCCCAGCTATCAAATCCGCAACCAGGATCCACAATTGGAATGCACTGGTGAATTGGCGAATTGGGGTCTGTTCTCGACGCAGCCCGCGTTCGTCGCACCCGCCGGTCGACGTCTTGATACGGGCAGGACGCATGTCGTCTATGTACACGGTATCTGCGATCACAAAGCGGGTTATTCGAACGGATGGTGGCGGGCGATGCGGCCCTATGTCCCGGACATCCCCGCAGATAATCGTCACGAAGTGTTGTGGAGCGACATTGTTACCCCCGCGGCGCGGGGCTTCATCTCGTCTCAGGATGAAAGCGACGTCAAGAAAATGATCACCGACACCCTGCACGACCGAGCGGTCCGTGCAGCGATGGATGACGCCCCGGGTGTCGAGGATGGCTGCTCGCCGAATTCAGGCGGCACGCGGGCGGTGCTGGGGATTCCCGGCGTCGATTGCATCGACGATTTTATGAAGTACCTGCTGATCAGCAATATCCGCCAACAAGTCATCGATAGCTTCACCGAGATCGTCGAGCCGTTGATTGATAAAGGGCATCGCCTGGAAATCATCAGCCACAGTTGGGGCACTGTGGTCGCCTATGAAGCGCTGCATCTGTTGGCAGAGAAGAATCGAATCCCGAAAGATGCAGTGCACAATCTGTTCACCGTCGGCAGCGCGCTGTCAATTGGTGCGGTGCGGCGACGTCTGATTGACCAAGCTGAAGCAGGCGAGAAACCGCGCTGCGTGGAACAGTGGATCAACCTGGACGCTAAAAACGACATCGTGGGGGGACCATTAAAAAACATCCCCTATGAGGTCGATTATGAGTACCTAAATCTGACCGCCGTGGGCTGTTGGCCGCCATTACTGAATTGGGCCTGCGCCCACAGTTCGTACTTCCACAGGGATAACAAGACCGTGCAACGGGACATCTTTGCCAAGCACATCAATGACGATTCGCTTGCCCCGTGA